A stretch of the Vigna radiata var. radiata cultivar VC1973A chromosome 7, Vradiata_ver6, whole genome shotgun sequence genome encodes the following:
- the LOC106767740 gene encoding uncharacterized protein LOC106767740 isoform X1, with translation MHSSTTSISSNYPLISAFVAFALAQSIKFFTTWFKERRWDLNQLVGSGGMPSSHSATVTALASAIGLQEGFEGPLFAISFVFASTVMYDATGVRLQAGRQAEVLNQIVYELPAEHPLAERRPLHELLGHTPPQVIVGGILGLLTAVGLLRAFPTN, from the exons ATGCATTCTTCAACCACATCAATCTCTTCCAATTACCCTCTAATTTCTGCTTTCGTTGCTTTTGCCCTTGCCCAATCCATCAAGTTCTTCACCACCTG GTTTAAAGAAAGAAGATGGGATCTTAATCAATTAGTTGGGTCTGGTGGAATGCCATCATCTCATTCAGCTACTGTTACTGCTCTTGCATCTGCCATTGGGTTGCAAGAAGGCTTTGAAGGACCACTTTTTGCTATTTCCTTCGTTTTCGCTTCTACT GTGATGTATGATGCTACTGGTGTAAGATTGCAAGCAGGACGCCAAGCAGAG GTTTTAAACCAAATTGTGTATGAACTTCCTGCTGAGCATCCTCTAGCTGAAAGAAGACCACTTCATGAACTTCTTGGCCACACACCCCCTCAG GTAATTGTGGGTGGAATACTTGGACTCTTAACAGCAGTTGGCCTTCTAAGAGCCTTCCCAACAAATTGA
- the LOC106767740 gene encoding uncharacterized protein LOC106767740 isoform X2 — translation MPSSHSATVTALASAIGLQEGFEGPLFAISFVFASTVMYDATGVRLQAGRQAEVLNQIVYELPAEHPLAERRPLHELLGHTPPQVIVGGILGLLTAVGLLRAFPTN, via the exons ATGCCATCATCTCATTCAGCTACTGTTACTGCTCTTGCATCTGCCATTGGGTTGCAAGAAGGCTTTGAAGGACCACTTTTTGCTATTTCCTTCGTTTTCGCTTCTACT GTGATGTATGATGCTACTGGTGTAAGATTGCAAGCAGGACGCCAAGCAGAG GTTTTAAACCAAATTGTGTATGAACTTCCTGCTGAGCATCCTCTAGCTGAAAGAAGACCACTTCATGAACTTCTTGGCCACACACCCCCTCAG GTAATTGTGGGTGGAATACTTGGACTCTTAACAGCAGTTGGCCTTCTAAGAGCCTTCCCAACAAATTGA